From one Streptomyces sp. Q6 genomic stretch:
- a CDS encoding substrate-binding domain-containing protein yields MTTTSTDTLKKTQAKNGSLLRLLLDNGALTALVVLVIVMSLLSGDFLTTQNLLNVGVQAAVTAILAFGVTFVIVSAGIDLSVGSVAALSATVLAWAATNEGVPVAIAVVLAVLTGVACGFVNGALISYGKLPPFIATLAMLSVGRGLSLVISQGSPIPFPESVSTLGDTLGGWLPVPVIVMVVMGVVTAVVLGRTFIGRSMYAIGGNEEAARLSGLRVKRQKLVIYGLSGLFAAVAGIVLASRLVSAQPQAAQGYELDAIAAVVIGGASLAGGTGKASGTFIGALILAVLRNGLNLLSVSAFWQQVVIGVVIALAVLLDTARRKAGAQPAAAGAGAGGPKQRMQYVIAAVVAAAIVGGLALWNNGSSSGGTKDLKLGMAVSTLNNPFFTEMRAGAQAEAKKRGVELTVTDAQNDASQQANQLQNFTSEGMGAVIVNPVDSDAVGPSVRGAVKAGIPVVAADRGVNKAKTATLVASDNVAGGKQAAKTLADKLGGKGTIVILQGQAGTSASRERGAGFAAGIKRYPGIKVVAKQPADFDRTKGLDVMTNLLQSHPDIDGVFAENDEMALGAVKALGSKAGRSVDVVGFDGTPDGFKAVRAGTLYASVAQQPRELGRMAVQNAIKAARDEKIAGAVKVPVKVVTSKNVADFE; encoded by the coding sequence GTGACCACGACAAGCACTGACACGCTCAAGAAGACACAGGCCAAGAACGGGAGTCTGCTGCGGCTGCTCCTCGACAACGGCGCGCTCACCGCGCTCGTCGTCCTCGTCATCGTGATGTCGCTGCTCTCGGGTGACTTCCTGACCACGCAGAACCTGCTGAACGTGGGGGTGCAGGCGGCCGTGACCGCCATCCTCGCGTTCGGTGTCACCTTCGTCATCGTCTCGGCGGGCATCGACCTGTCGGTCGGTTCGGTGGCGGCTCTGTCGGCGACCGTCCTCGCCTGGGCGGCCACGAACGAGGGCGTGCCCGTCGCGATAGCGGTCGTCCTCGCCGTGCTCACCGGTGTGGCGTGCGGTTTCGTGAACGGTGCGCTGATCTCGTACGGCAAACTGCCGCCGTTCATCGCGACGTTGGCGATGCTGTCGGTCGGCCGCGGTCTGTCGCTCGTCATCTCGCAGGGCTCGCCGATCCCGTTCCCCGAGTCGGTGTCCACGCTGGGTGACACGCTCGGCGGCTGGCTGCCGGTGCCCGTCATCGTGATGGTCGTGATGGGTGTCGTCACGGCGGTCGTGCTGGGGCGGACGTTCATCGGCCGGTCCATGTACGCGATCGGTGGCAACGAGGAGGCCGCGCGCCTGTCCGGGCTGCGTGTGAAGCGGCAGAAGCTCGTCATCTACGGCCTGTCGGGGCTGTTCGCGGCCGTCGCGGGCATCGTGCTCGCCTCGCGTCTGGTCTCCGCGCAGCCGCAGGCCGCTCAGGGGTACGAGCTGGACGCCATCGCCGCGGTCGTCATCGGCGGCGCCTCGCTGGCCGGTGGCACGGGCAAGGCGTCGGGCACGTTCATCGGCGCGCTGATCCTCGCGGTGCTGCGCAACGGCCTCAACCTCCTGTCCGTGTCGGCGTTCTGGCAGCAGGTCGTCATCGGTGTGGTGATCGCGCTCGCGGTGCTGCTCGACACGGCGCGCAGGAAGGCCGGTGCGCAGCCGGCCGCGGCGGGTGCCGGTGCGGGCGGGCCGAAGCAGCGGATGCAGTACGTGATCGCGGCCGTCGTCGCCGCGGCGATCGTCGGCGGTCTCGCGCTGTGGAACAACGGTTCGTCGTCGGGCGGCACGAAGGATCTGAAGCTCGGCATGGCGGTCTCCACGCTCAACAACCCGTTCTTCACCGAGATGCGGGCGGGCGCGCAGGCGGAGGCCAAGAAGCGGGGCGTCGAGCTGACGGTCACGGACGCGCAGAACGACGCGTCGCAGCAGGCGAACCAGTTGCAGAACTTCACGAGCGAGGGCATGGGCGCGGTGATCGTCAACCCGGTGGACTCCGACGCGGTCGGTCCGTCCGTGCGCGGTGCCGTCAAGGCGGGCATTCCCGTCGTCGCCGCCGACCGCGGGGTGAACAAGGCAAAGACCGCCACGCTCGTCGCCTCCGACAACGTCGCGGGCGGCAAACAGGCCGCGAAGACGCTGGCCGACAAGCTCGGCGGCAAGGGCACCATCGTGATCCTCCAGGGCCAGGCCGGTACGTCGGCGAGCCGGGAGCGCGGTGCCGGGTTCGCCGCCGGGATCAAGCGGTACCCGGGCATCAAGGTCGTCGCGAAGCAGCCCGCCGACTTCGACCGCACCAAGGGGCTCGACGTCATGACGAACCTGCTCCAGTCGCACCCCGACATCGACGGTGTCTTCGCCGAGAACGACGAGATGGCGCTCGGCGCGGTGAAGGCGCTCGGCTCCAAGGCGGGCAGGTCCGTGGACGTCGTCGGGTTCGACGGGACGCCGGACGGGTTCAAGGCGGTGCGGGCCGGGACGCTGTACGCGTCGGTGGCCCAGCAGCCGCGCGAGCTCGGCAGGATGGCCGTCCAGAACGCGATCAAGGCGGCGCGGGACGAGAAGATCGCCGGTGCGGTGAAGGTGCCGGTGAAGGTCGTGACGTCGAAGAACGTCGCCGACTTCGAGTGA
- the rbsD gene encoding D-ribose pyranase: protein MKRAGILNRHLAGALAELGHGDGVLVCDAGMPIPAGPRVVDLAFRAGVPSFAEVLDGLLDELVVEAGTAAHEVRSANPSAAGLLESRVPSLGFVTHEELKALSASARLVVRTGEARPYANVLLRCGVFF, encoded by the coding sequence GTGAAGAGGGCCGGGATACTCAACCGTCATCTGGCGGGCGCGCTGGCCGAGTTGGGGCACGGGGACGGGGTCCTCGTGTGTGATGCGGGGATGCCGATCCCGGCGGGGCCGCGCGTGGTCGACCTCGCCTTCCGGGCGGGGGTGCCGTCGTTCGCCGAGGTCCTCGACGGGCTGCTGGACGAGCTGGTGGTGGAGGCGGGCACCGCGGCCCACGAGGTGCGCTCCGCGAACCCGTCCGCGGCCGGGCTCCTCGAGTCCCGGGTGCCGTCGCTCGGTTTCGTCACGCACGAGGAGTTGAAGGCGCTGTCGGCGTCGGCGCGGCTCGTCGTGCGGACCGGGGAGGCGCGGCCGTACGCGAACGTGCTGCTGCGCTGCGGAGTCTTCTTCTAG
- a CDS encoding LacI family DNA-binding transcriptional regulator: MTVTLADVAARAQVSPATVSRVLNGNYPVAAATRERVLKAVDELDYVLNGPASALAASTSDLVGVLVNDIADPFFGIMASAVQSEIMGPGGRAGGERLAVVCNTGGDPERELTYLTLLQRQRAAAVVLTGGAIENADHVAAVAGKLRRLAEAGTRVVLCGRPPVPDTDAVALTFDNRGGGRELTEHLLTLGHRRIGYVAGPEERTTTRDRLEGHREALAAAGVPESEGLVAHGSYDRTSGYTATTELLRKDPELTAVVAANDTVALGACAALREAGLRIPEDVSVAGFDDLPFSVDAVPALTTVRLPLAEAAARAGRIAMGREAAPAGRVDVVRGELMVRGSTGAPRGR, from the coding sequence ATGACCGTGACCCTGGCGGATGTGGCCGCCCGCGCGCAGGTGTCCCCCGCGACCGTCTCCCGCGTACTGAACGGCAACTACCCGGTCGCCGCGGCCACCCGTGAGCGGGTCCTGAAGGCCGTGGACGAACTGGACTACGTCCTCAACGGCCCCGCGAGCGCCCTCGCCGCGTCCACCTCGGACCTGGTCGGGGTCCTCGTCAACGACATCGCCGACCCCTTCTTCGGGATCATGGCGTCGGCCGTGCAGTCGGAGATCATGGGCCCCGGCGGCCGGGCGGGCGGCGAGCGGCTCGCGGTGGTCTGCAACACGGGCGGCGACCCGGAGCGCGAGCTCACCTACCTCACCCTGCTCCAGCGTCAGCGCGCGGCGGCGGTCGTCCTCACGGGCGGCGCGATCGAGAACGCGGACCATGTCGCCGCCGTGGCGGGGAAGTTGCGGCGGCTGGCCGAGGCGGGCACGCGGGTCGTGCTGTGCGGGCGGCCGCCGGTCCCGGACACCGACGCGGTGGCGCTGACCTTCGACAACCGGGGCGGTGGACGGGAGTTGACGGAGCATCTGCTCACGCTCGGGCACCGCCGCATCGGTTACGTGGCGGGCCCCGAGGAGCGCACGACGACCCGTGACCGGCTGGAGGGACACCGCGAGGCGCTGGCCGCGGCGGGCGTGCCCGAGTCGGAGGGGCTGGTGGCGCACGGCTCGTACGACCGCACGTCCGGCTACACGGCGACGACCGAACTCCTGCGCAAGGACCCGGAGTTGACGGCCGTGGTCGCCGCGAACGACACGGTGGCGCTCGGCGCGTGCGCGGCCCTGCGCGAGGCGGGCCTGCGCATCCCCGAGGACGTCTCGGTCGCGGGCTTCGACGACCTTCCGTTCAGCGTGGACGCGGTGCCGGCGCTGACGACCGTACGGCTGCCGCTGGCGGAGGCGGCGGCGCGGGCGGGGCGGATCGCGATGGGCCGGGAGGCGGCTCCGGCCGGTCGGGTGGACGTCGTGCGCGGGGAGCTGATGGTGCGGGGTTCGACGGGTGCGCCGCGTGGCAGGTGA
- a CDS encoding LacI family DNA-binding transcriptional regulator, giving the protein MSSSASIKDVAAAAGVSVATVSRVLNSHPSVSPDARTRVLAAVESLGYRPNAVARSLRTDQTRTLGLVISDVLNPYFTELARSVEEEARALGYSVIIGNADERPDLQDHHVQNLLDRRIDGLLVSPTDGGSPLMLGAVRAGTPMVFVDRWIPGVDVPVVRSDGRAAIRDLVAHLHRLGHRRLAIIAGPAATTTGSERVDAFREALARYAIELPDAYIGQGDFQADSGRRVTEGFLDLPEPPDVVFAADNLMALGALDAVRARGLRVPHDIALAAFDDIPWFVHTDPPVTAIAQPTKDLGRAAVRALVDRIEGRVPESVTLPAHLVVRRSCGEPSGPRTSTERSTR; this is encoded by the coding sequence ATGTCGTCGAGCGCGAGCATCAAGGATGTCGCCGCCGCGGCCGGAGTCTCGGTCGCGACCGTCTCCCGCGTCCTCAACAGTCATCCGTCCGTCAGCCCGGACGCGCGCACCCGCGTGCTGGCCGCCGTGGAATCCCTCGGCTACCGGCCGAACGCCGTCGCCCGCTCCCTGCGCACCGACCAGACCCGCACCCTCGGCCTGGTCATCAGCGACGTGCTGAACCCGTACTTCACCGAGCTCGCCCGCTCCGTCGAGGAGGAGGCCCGCGCGCTCGGCTACAGCGTGATCATCGGGAACGCCGACGAGCGCCCCGACCTCCAGGACCACCACGTCCAGAACCTGCTCGACCGGCGCATCGACGGCCTCCTGGTCTCCCCCACCGACGGCGGCTCCCCGCTGATGCTCGGCGCCGTCCGCGCGGGCACGCCGATGGTCTTCGTCGACCGGTGGATCCCCGGCGTCGACGTCCCCGTCGTGCGGTCCGACGGCCGCGCCGCCATCCGCGACCTCGTCGCCCATCTGCACCGGCTCGGCCACCGCCGCCTCGCGATCATCGCGGGCCCGGCCGCGACGACCACCGGCAGCGAACGCGTCGACGCCTTCCGCGAGGCCCTCGCCCGGTACGCGATCGAGCTGCCCGACGCCTACATCGGCCAGGGCGACTTCCAGGCGGACAGCGGGCGCCGCGTCACGGAGGGGTTCCTGGACCTCCCCGAGCCGCCCGACGTCGTGTTCGCCGCCGACAACCTGATGGCGCTCGGCGCGCTCGACGCCGTCCGCGCGCGCGGGCTGCGCGTCCCGCACGACATCGCGCTCGCCGCCTTCGACGACATCCCCTGGTTCGTGCACACCGATCCGCCGGTCACGGCGATCGCCCAGCCGACCAAGGACCTGGGCCGGGCCGCCGTGCGCGCCCTGGTCGACCGCATCGAGGGGCGCGTCCCCGAGTCGGTCACCCTCCCCGCCCACCTCGTCGTACGCCGGTCGTGCGGCGAGCCCTCTGGACCGCGTACCTCAACGGAGAGGAGCACCCGGTGA
- a CDS encoding sugar ABC transporter ATP-binding protein: MKPAGNPDELLRIEGIRKTFPGVVALDSVDFDLRRGEVHVLLGENGAGKSTLIKMLSGAYTPDEGRVTVGGEQVRIHGAQDAERLGIATIYQEFNLVPDLTVAENIFLGRQPRRFGLIDRKKMEQDAEALLARVGVNVSPRARVRELGIARLQMVEIAKALSLDARVLIMDEPTAVLTSEEVEKLFAIVRALREDGVGIVFITHHLEEIAALGDRVTVIRDGRSVGQVPASTAEDELVRLMVGRSIEQQYPRERPDTGGALLKVEGLTRDGVFHDVSFEVRAGEVVGIAGLVGAGRTEVVRAVFGADPYDKGSVEVAGAALPRHDVNAAMAAGVGLVPEDRKGQGLVLDQSVEENLGLVTMRAATRGGFVDLKGQHAAAVRIASQLGVRMAGLGQHVRTLSGGNQQKVVIGKWLLADIKVLILDEPTRGIDVGAKVEIYQLINELTAAGHAVLMISSDLPEVLGMSDRVLVMAQGRIAGELAADDATQDSVMALAVSNQNHDSSEEEGSRDHDKH; encoded by the coding sequence GTGAAACCGGCAGGCAACCCGGACGAGTTGCTGCGTATCGAAGGGATACGGAAGACCTTCCCCGGCGTGGTCGCGCTCGACAGCGTCGACTTCGATCTGCGCCGCGGCGAGGTGCACGTCCTGCTCGGTGAGAACGGGGCCGGGAAGAGCACGCTGATCAAGATGCTCTCCGGTGCCTACACGCCCGACGAGGGCCGCGTCACCGTCGGCGGCGAGCAGGTCCGTATCCATGGTGCGCAGGACGCCGAGCGGCTCGGCATCGCGACGATCTACCAGGAGTTCAACCTGGTCCCGGATCTGACCGTCGCCGAGAACATCTTCCTGGGGCGCCAGCCCCGCCGCTTCGGTCTCATCGACCGGAAGAAGATGGAGCAGGACGCCGAGGCGCTCCTCGCGCGCGTGGGCGTGAACGTGTCGCCCCGCGCGCGCGTGCGCGAACTGGGCATCGCCCGGCTCCAGATGGTCGAGATCGCGAAGGCGCTCAGCCTGGACGCACGGGTGCTGATCATGGACGAGCCGACCGCCGTGCTGACCTCCGAGGAGGTCGAGAAGCTGTTCGCCATCGTGCGGGCGCTGCGCGAGGACGGGGTCGGCATCGTCTTCATCACCCACCACCTGGAGGAGATCGCCGCTCTCGGCGACCGCGTCACCGTCATCAGGGACGGGCGGAGCGTCGGCCAGGTGCCCGCCTCCACCGCCGAGGACGAGCTCGTCCGCCTCATGGTGGGACGGTCGATCGAGCAGCAGTACCCGCGCGAACGCCCGGACACGGGCGGCGCGTTGCTGAAGGTCGAGGGTCTGACGCGCGACGGCGTCTTCCACGACGTGAGCTTCGAGGTGCGGGCCGGTGAGGTCGTCGGCATCGCCGGGCTCGTCGGCGCGGGGCGGACCGAGGTGGTCCGGGCGGTCTTCGGGGCCGATCCGTACGACAAGGGGTCGGTGGAGGTCGCGGGCGCGGCGCTCCCCCGGCACGACGTGAACGCCGCCATGGCCGCGGGGGTCGGGCTGGTGCCCGAGGACCGCAAGGGGCAGGGCCTCGTCCTCGATCAGTCGGTCGAGGAGAATCTGGGGCTCGTCACGATGCGGGCCGCGACGCGCGGCGGGTTCGTCGACCTCAAGGGGCAGCACGCGGCCGCCGTGCGCATCGCGTCGCAGTTGGGCGTGCGCATGGCGGGGCTCGGTCAGCACGTGCGCACGCTGTCCGGCGGCAATCAGCAGAAGGTCGTCATCGGCAAGTGGCTGCTCGCGGACATCAAGGTGCTCATCCTCGACGAGCCGACGCGCGGGATCGACGTGGGCGCCAAGGTCGAGATCTACCAGTTGATCAATGAGCTGACCGCCGCGGGCCACGCCGTCCTGATGATCTCCAGCGATCTGCCGGAGGTGCTCGGCATGAGCGACCGCGTGCTGGTGATGGCCCAGGGCCGGATCGCCGGTGAACTCGCCGCCGACGACGCCACGCAGGACTCCGTGATGGCGCTCGCCGTCAGCAACCAGAACCACGACTCGTCCGAGGAGGAGGGCTCCCGTGACCACGACAAGCACTGA
- a CDS encoding Gfo/Idh/MocA family oxidoreductase has product MTRKTVRIAMNGVTGRMGYRQHLVRSVLALREQGGLDLGDGTVLWPEPVLVGRREYALKALAQKHGLDEANVSTDIDAVLADDSVDIFFDAAMTSGREEVLKKAIAAGKHVYTEKPTATGLEGAIELARLAREAGVKSGVVQDKLFLPGLLKLKRLIDGGFFGRILSVRGEFGYWVFEGDWQEAQRPSWNYRSEDGGGIVVDMFPHWEYVLHELFGRVTSVNALATTHVPTRWDEHGKPYDATADDSAYGIFQIEGGIVAQINSSWDVRVNRDELVEFQVDGTEGSAVAGLRNCRVQHRSATPKPVWNPDLPATYSFRDQWQEVPDNQEFDNGFKVQWELFLKHVYAGAEYHWDLLAGARGVQMAELGLKSSAEGRRLDVPEISL; this is encoded by the coding sequence GTGACACGCAAGACGGTGCGCATCGCCATGAACGGGGTGACGGGGCGCATGGGCTACCGCCAGCACCTCGTCCGTTCCGTCCTCGCCCTGCGCGAGCAGGGTGGGCTCGACCTCGGCGACGGCACGGTGCTGTGGCCCGAGCCGGTTCTCGTCGGCCGCCGCGAGTACGCCCTGAAGGCCCTCGCGCAGAAGCACGGTCTGGACGAGGCGAACGTCTCCACCGACATCGACGCCGTCCTCGCCGACGACAGCGTCGACATCTTCTTCGACGCCGCGATGACCTCCGGCCGCGAGGAGGTCCTCAAGAAGGCGATCGCCGCCGGGAAGCACGTCTACACGGAGAAGCCGACCGCCACCGGCCTGGAGGGCGCCATCGAGCTGGCCCGCCTGGCGCGCGAGGCGGGCGTCAAGTCCGGTGTCGTCCAGGACAAGTTGTTCCTGCCGGGCCTGCTCAAGCTGAAGCGGCTCATCGACGGCGGCTTCTTCGGACGGATCCTGTCCGTGCGCGGCGAGTTCGGCTACTGGGTCTTCGAGGGCGACTGGCAGGAGGCCCAGCGCCCCTCCTGGAACTACCGCTCCGAGGACGGCGGCGGCATCGTCGTCGACATGTTCCCGCACTGGGAGTACGTCCTGCACGAGCTGTTCGGCCGCGTCACCTCCGTCAACGCGCTCGCCACCACCCACGTCCCGACCCGCTGGGACGAGCACGGCAAGCCCTACGACGCCACCGCCGACGACTCCGCGTACGGCATCTTCCAGATCGAGGGCGGCATCGTCGCCCAGATCAACTCCTCCTGGGACGTGCGCGTCAACCGCGACGAACTCGTCGAGTTCCAGGTCGACGGCACCGAGGGCTCCGCCGTCGCCGGGCTGCGCAACTGCCGCGTCCAGCACCGCAGTGCCACCCCGAAGCCGGTCTGGAACCCGGACCTCCCGGCGACCTACTCCTTCCGCGACCAGTGGCAGGAGGTCCCGGACAACCAGGAGTTCGACAACGGCTTCAAGGTCCAGTGGGAGCTCTTCCTCAAGCACGTGTACGCGGGCGCCGAGTACCACTGGGACCTGCTCGCCGGCGCGCGCGGCGTCCAGATGGCCGAGCTCGGCCTGAAGTCGTCCGCCGAGGGCCGCCGCCTCGACGTCCCGGAGATCTCGCTGTGA
- a CDS encoding dihydrodipicolinate synthase family protein — protein sequence MTLHLPSAGGEMRAYEPRTEPLAFDTGAKLASRVVFSAAHVVADPFADTTPDSPAAVDWDATLAFRRHLWSHGLGVAEAMDTAQRGMGLDWAGAAELITRSAAEAKAVGGLIACGVGTDQLTTPAGDLAGVKAAYEEQLALVEGAGAQAILMASRALASVARGPEDYLDVYGHLLRQATEPVVLHWLGPMFDPALDGYWGSADLDAATETFLDVIAAHPDKIDGIKVSLLDAQREVDLRRRLPKGVRCYTGDDFNYPELIAGDDRGFSHALLGIFDPLGPLAAQAVRVLDTGDTKGFRELLDPTVELSRHLFQAPTRFYKTGVVFLAWLAGHQDHFTMVGGLQSARSLPHFAKAYELADGLGLFPNPELAETRMKNLLALYGVTA from the coding sequence GTGACCCTCCACCTCCCCTCCGCGGGTGGCGAGATGAGGGCGTACGAGCCCCGCACCGAGCCCCTCGCCTTCGACACGGGCGCGAAGCTCGCCTCCCGCGTCGTCTTCTCGGCGGCGCACGTCGTCGCCGACCCGTTCGCCGACACGACCCCGGACTCGCCGGCCGCCGTCGACTGGGACGCCACCCTCGCCTTCCGCCGCCACCTGTGGTCCCACGGGCTCGGCGTCGCCGAGGCGATGGACACCGCGCAGCGCGGCATGGGCCTGGACTGGGCGGGCGCCGCCGAACTCATCACGCGTTCGGCCGCCGAGGCGAAGGCCGTCGGCGGACTCATCGCCTGCGGCGTCGGCACCGACCAACTCACCACACCCGCAGGGGACCTGGCCGGGGTCAAGGCCGCGTACGAGGAGCAGCTCGCGCTCGTCGAGGGCGCGGGCGCGCAGGCGATCCTCATGGCGTCGCGGGCGCTCGCCTCCGTCGCCCGGGGCCCCGAGGACTACCTCGACGTGTACGGGCACCTGCTGCGCCAGGCGACCGAACCGGTCGTCCTGCACTGGCTCGGCCCGATGTTCGACCCGGCCCTGGACGGCTACTGGGGCTCCGCCGACCTGGACGCCGCGACGGAGACGTTCCTCGACGTCATCGCCGCGCACCCCGACAAGATCGACGGCATCAAGGTCTCCCTGCTCGACGCCCAGCGCGAGGTCGACCTGCGCCGCCGCCTCCCCAAGGGCGTGCGCTGCTACACCGGCGACGACTTCAACTACCCGGAGCTGATCGCGGGCGACGACCGGGGCTTCTCGCACGCCCTGCTCGGCATCTTCGACCCGCTGGGCCCGCTCGCCGCGCAGGCCGTCCGCGTCCTCGACACCGGCGACACCAAGGGATTCCGCGAACTCCTCGACCCCACCGTCGAGTTGTCCCGCCACCTCTTCCAGGCGCCGACCCGCTTCTACAAGACCGGCGTCGTCTTCCTGGCCTGGCTCGCCGGCCACCAGGACCACTTCACCATGGTCGGCGGCCTCCAGTCCGCGCGCTCGCTGCCGCACTTCGCGAAGGCGTACGAACTCGCCGACGGGCTCGGCCTGTTCCCGAACCCGGAGCTGGCCGAGACCCGCATGAAGAACCTGCTCGCCCTGTACGGAGTGACCGCATGA
- a CDS encoding ribokinase, giving the protein MNTYDLLVVGSANADLVVGVDRRPAAGETVLGSDLVVHPGGKGANQAVAAARLGARTALLARVGDDGHGRLLRDSMESAGVDTSGVLVGGAPTGVALITVDPSGDNSIVVSPGANGRLTPDDVRAAGGLFAGAKVVSVMLEIPLESVAEVARSVADGARLVLNPSPPAPLPDEVLAACDPLIVNEHEARVVLGAEPDGEPEDWARDLLALGPRSVVITLGSEGALVADASGARRVASVRVKAVDTTGAGDAFTAALAWRLGTGESLADAAAYAARVGAAAVTKEGAQASYPTADEVASL; this is encoded by the coding sequence ATGAACACCTACGACCTCCTCGTCGTCGGCTCCGCCAATGCCGACCTGGTGGTGGGCGTCGACCGGCGTCCCGCCGCCGGTGAGACCGTCCTCGGCTCCGACCTGGTGGTCCATCCGGGCGGCAAGGGCGCCAACCAGGCCGTCGCCGCCGCCCGGCTCGGTGCCCGTACGGCACTGCTCGCGCGCGTCGGCGACGACGGGCACGGCAGGCTGCTGCGCGACTCGATGGAGTCGGCCGGTGTCGACACGTCCGGTGTGCTGGTCGGCGGGGCGCCCACCGGCGTCGCGCTGATCACCGTCGACCCGTCGGGCGACAACTCGATCGTGGTGTCGCCGGGCGCGAACGGGCGGCTGACGCCGGACGACGTACGGGCGGCGGGCGGGTTGTTCGCCGGCGCCAAGGTCGTCTCCGTGATGCTGGAGATCCCGCTGGAGTCGGTCGCCGAGGTCGCCCGGTCGGTCGCCGACGGGGCCCGGCTGGTGCTGAACCCGTCGCCGCCCGCGCCGCTGCCGGACGAGGTCCTCGCGGCCTGCGACCCGCTGATCGTGAACGAGCACGAGGCGCGGGTGGTCCTCGGCGCGGAGCCCGACGGTGAGCCGGAGGACTGGGCGCGGGACCTGCTCGCGCTCGGCCCGCGCTCGGTCGTCATCACGCTCGGGTCCGAGGGCGCGCTGGTCGCGGACGCGTCCGGGGCGCGGCGGGTGGCGTCGGTGCGGGTGAAGGCCGTGGACACGACGGGCGCGGGTGACGCGTTCACGGCGGCGCTCGCGTGGCGGCTCGGCACCGGTGAGTCGCTGGCGGACGCCGCGGCCTACGCGGCGCGGGTCGGCGCGGCCGCGGTCACGAAGGAGGGCGCGCAGGCGTCGTACCCGACGGCGGACGAGGTCGCTTCGCTGTGA
- a CDS encoding sugar phosphate isomerase/epimerase family protein, whose amino-acid sequence MTATTADPRFSINQMTVKQLGLPELVEACTESGVRNIGTWRAPVQEYGVEAAAKLLRDAGLTVTTHCRGGFLTALDEAERTAAVDDNKRAVDEAVTLGTDVLVLVSGGLPEGSYDLVGARERIADALVELAPYAAERGVRLAIEPLHPMYAADRCVVSTLAQALDIAERFPADQVGVCVDTYHIWWDDQAPAQIARAGAQGRIATFQLADWTTPLPEGVLNGRGQIGDGSIDMRYWRGLVEDQGYTGPIEVELFNDGLWARDGREVLAETSARFTRHAC is encoded by the coding sequence ATGACCGCCACCACCGCCGACCCGCGGTTCTCCATCAACCAGATGACGGTCAAGCAGCTCGGTCTGCCCGAACTGGTCGAGGCGTGCACCGAGTCGGGCGTCCGCAACATCGGTACCTGGCGCGCGCCCGTGCAGGAGTACGGCGTCGAGGCCGCCGCCAAGCTGCTGCGCGACGCCGGTCTCACCGTCACCACGCACTGCCGCGGCGGGTTCCTCACCGCCCTCGACGAGGCCGAGCGCACGGCGGCCGTCGACGACAACAAGCGCGCCGTCGACGAGGCGGTGACCCTCGGCACGGACGTCCTCGTCCTGGTCTCCGGCGGGCTGCCGGAGGGCTCGTACGACCTGGTGGGCGCCCGGGAGCGGATCGCGGACGCGCTCGTCGAGCTCGCCCCGTACGCCGCCGAGCGCGGGGTGCGCCTCGCGATCGAGCCGCTGCACCCGATGTACGCGGCCGACCGCTGCGTCGTCTCGACCCTGGCCCAGGCCCTGGACATCGCCGAGCGCTTCCCGGCCGACCAGGTCGGCGTGTGCGTCGACACCTACCACATCTGGTGGGACGACCAGGCGCCCGCGCAGATCGCGCGGGCCGGGGCGCAGGGACGTATCGCGACGTTCCAACTCGCCGACTGGACCACGCCGTTGCCCGAGGGCGTCCTCAACGGACGCGGGCAGATCGGCGACGGATCGATCGACATGCGGTACTGGCGCGGACTCGTCGAGGACCAGGGATACACCGGGCCGATCGAGGTCGAGCTGTTCAACGACGGGCTGTGGGCACGCGACGGCCGCGAGGTCCTCGCGGAGACGTCGGCCCGGTTCACGCGGCACGCCTGCTGA
- a CDS encoding DUF937 domain-containing protein, whose product MSEQSGDKPLEQDVLDELGDDRLQELAGVLGTDAAGAREVVGGTVSEVSGGLKDLPTAPEVPQEPQLQGVATLGGLGGMASGGLVAGVLAKMSRPVANAVAKKTGLPAANVARGIEMLIPVILAVVSKRAARKR is encoded by the coding sequence ATGAGCGAACAATCGGGTGACAAGCCGCTGGAACAGGACGTCCTCGACGAGCTCGGCGACGACCGTCTCCAGGAGCTCGCCGGTGTGCTCGGCACGGATGCCGCCGGTGCGCGGGAGGTCGTGGGCGGCACGGTGTCCGAGGTATCCGGCGGCCTGAAGGACCTGCCCACGGCTCCCGAGGTGCCGCAGGAGCCGCAGCTCCAGGGCGTCGCGACGCTCGGCGGGCTCGGCGGGATGGCGTCCGGCGGGCTGGTGGCGGGCGTCCTGGCGAAGATGAGCCGCCCGGTGGCGAACGCGGTCGCGAAGAAGACGGGGCTGCCTGCGGCGAACGTGGCGCGGGGCATCGAGATGCTGATCCCGGTGATCCTGGCGGTCGTGAGCAAGCGGGCGGCGCGCAAGCGCTAG